One Dictyostelium discoideum AX4 chromosome 3 chromosome, whole genome shotgun sequence genomic region harbors:
- a CDS encoding cytochrome b5 reductase: protein MYGLPKNANNHNSGIGLPPPVISEMIIKLSNKAMEKYNGIIGKTYSIEEVSKHNKKDDCWIIVNNKVYDMTEYLLYHPGGPNLLFKCAGRDATDDFEGMFHSRNAKAILERFYIGKASSSSSSSISLLSPNYKPPPSFSSSSSSSSSSSLKPFLVPSSSSNTVTLSTVTTPKNRNKIIVSKVKINKKTKSTGNTYHYFIEIPEEHKNLEWISPLSHVSLAKFNNEDTTNFNNHDNITFKSYTPVKLSQDKKYLEFLIKGYENGDVSKHIHQLKEGDHLLLKGPIQTADNFDFKKQENYLLMIAGGTGITPMIQIILESFYNNNNNNNNNNNNNNNNNNNNNNNNNNNNNLKFILIYSSNNENDIIYKNELDEILKQFKDRLFIHYVITKPCNNNNEESFKKGRINQDMILTCLEPIIIKLIPKMITDSMETLVCGPIDFNQSISKELLKIGFKDNQIHILQ, encoded by the coding sequence taatagtGGAATAGGTTTACCACCACCAGTTATAAGTGAAatgataattaaattatcaaataaagcGATGGAGAAATATAATGGTATTATTGGTAAAACCTATTCAATTGAAGAAGTTTCaaaacataataaaaaagatgattGTTGGataattgttaataataaagtttacGATATGACTGAATATCTATTATATCATCCTGGTGgaccaaatttattatttaaatgcgCAGGTAGAGATGCTACTGATGATTTCGAAGGAATGTTTCATTCAAGAAATGCAAAAGCAATTTTGGAAAGATTTTATATTGGTAAAgcctcatcatcatcatcgtcgtcAATTAgtttattatcaccaaacTATAAACCACCACCATCCTTCtcctcttcatcatcatcatcttcttcttcttcattaaaaccatttttagttccatcatcatcatcaaatacaGTAACATTATCAACAGTAACAACACCAAagaatagaaataaaattatagtatcaaaagttaaaattaataaaaaaaccaaatcaaCTGGAAATAcatatcattattttatagAAATACCTGAAGAACATAAGAATTTAGAATGGATATCACCATTATCTCATGTATCATTAGCAAAgtttaataatgaagatacTACAAATTTTAACAATCATGATAATATTACATTTAAAAGTTATACACCAGTAAAATTAAGCCAAGATAAGAAatatttagaatttttaattaaaggtTATGAAAATGGTGATGTTTCAAAACAtattcatcaattgaaagAAGGTGATcatcttttattaaaaggTCCAATTCAAACAGctgataattttgattttaaaaaacaagaaaactatttattaatgattgCTGGTGGTACTGGTATAACTCcaatgattcaaataattttagaatcattttataataataataataataataataataataataataataataataataataataataataataataataataataataataataataatttaaaatttattttaatttattcttcaaataatgaaaatgatataatttataaGAATGAATTagatgaaatattaaaacaatttaaagatAGATTATTTATACATTATGTAATAACAAAAccatgtaataataataatgaagaatcatttaaaaaggGTAGAATTAATCAAGATATGATTTTAACTTGTTTAGAgccaataattattaaattaataccaAAGATGATTACAGATTCAATGGAAACTTTAGTTTGTGGTCCAATAGATTTTAATCAgtcaatttcaaaagaacttttaaaaattggttttaaagataatcaaattcatatattacaa